One Solanum pennellii chromosome 9, SPENNV200 DNA segment encodes these proteins:
- the LOC107030318 gene encoding uncharacterized protein LOC107030318 encodes MVESFNSWILGPRSKTIVTMLEEIRVKVMSRVSKSRAFAETWTDGISPMAMMVFNTNVTRSMQCNIEWNGDVGFEVLEGVYKHTVNLGQQKCSCRSWELKGIPCAHGIAAMNHLNMDASQAISSWYRKDTYMKTYSHFIQPVPNMEMWPESRNPMVEPPEARQMPGRPPKNRRREIGEVRKAGKLPRMGTVMTCSLCKGPNHNKRNCPKNPKPKSTPTPTQESTTGKKRGRGHYERASTSKTGTRRGAGSGDIGFKPTKGLKWKGKQSMTQRELQVESVMRRIQTRSKAYGIQTRSQAKGKSLSKKTF; translated from the exons ATGGTAGAGAGTTTCAATTCTTGGATCTTGGGACCTAGGAGTAAGACCATTGTAACTATGTTGGAAGAAATTAGAGTTAAGGTGATGAGTAGAGTGAGTAAGTCAAGAGCATTTGCTGAAACATGGACAGATGGAATAtctccaatggcaatgatggtatTCAATACAAATGTAACAAGATCAATGCAGTGCAACATTGAATGGAATGGTGATGTTGGATTTGAAGTGTTAGAAGGGGTATACAAGCATACTGTGAACTTGGGTCAACAAAAATGTAGTTGCAGATCATGGGAATTAAAAGGTATCCCATGTGCACATGGTATAGCAGCAATGAACCACTTGAACATGGATGCATCACAAGCAATATCTAGTTGGTATAGAAAAGACACATATATGAAGACATATTCTCATTTCATTCAACCAGTCCCAAACATGGAAATGTGGCCTGAAAGTAGAAACCCAATGGTTGAACCACCTGAGGCAAGACAAATGCCTGGTAGGCCACCAAAGaacagaagaagagaaattggtgAAGTGAGAAAAGCTGGAAAGTTGCCAAGAATGGGGACAGTAATGACATGTTCACTTTGCAAAGGACCAAATCATAACAAGAGAAATTGtccaaaaaatcctaaacctaagTCTACACCAACACCCACTCAAGAG TCCACCACTGGAAAAAAGAGGGGTAGAGGTCATTATGAAAGAGCAAGCACCAGTAAGACTGGTACAAGAAGAGGTGCAGGAAGTG GTGATATTGGTTTTAAACCTACCAAGGGACTGAAGTGGAAAGGCAAACAGTCCATGACTCAAAGAGAACTTCAAGTCGAAAGTGTTATGCGTCGTATTCAAACCAGATCAAAAGCTTATGGCATTCAAACAAGGTCACAAGCCAAAGGAAAATCACTCTCAAAGAAAACTTTTTAG